The Sinomicrobium kalidii region ATGGACATATTAAAAGATGCTTCGGCGGCTGCCATTTACGGGTCGAGGGCTGCAAACGGAGTGGTGATCATCACTACCAAATCCGGGAGAAAGGGCGAGAACAGGATCGATTTCAGCACGTACTACGGCTTTCAAACGATCGTGGATAAACTTGATGTCCTCAACGCTTCGGAATGGGCCGGTGTGAGTAATGCGGCCCATGACAATGCCGGATTGGACAGGCTGGACATAGCGTCGGATCCGGGATCTTTGGGAAAAGGCACGGACTGGCAGGATGAAATATACAGGACAGCCCCGGTAAAAAATTACAACCTCTCTGCCAGCGGCGGCGGCGAACATTATACCTATAGTGTTTCCGCGGGATACATGGAACAGGACGGCATTGTAAAAGAGACCGGTTACAACCGGTGGAACCTCCGTTTTAAATCGACCCTGACCAAAGGGAGGTTCAAATTCGGGGAATCGGTGATACTGTCGAAGGAATATTGGAGAAACATGGCCGGCGGATGGGGAGGCCAGGGAGGAAACCCTGTGGGGTCCGCCCCCAAAATGATCCCTGTTTTCGATGTGTATAATCCGGATGCCATAGGAGGATATGCAGGAGCTTACGGACCCGTGGTAAACGTCGCCAATCCCGTGGCCCAGCTGAATCTTGAAGTTCCCGAGGTACATTCCAAAGAAGCTATAGTGAATGCCTTTGCAGAGGTTTCCATACTGGACGGGCTGAAATACAAGCTCAACCTCGGATACACGAGTACCAACGGATACGATTATACGTATACCTATCCGTATGAGGTAGGTACCCTGTTTACGAACCTGGATTCCGACCTCTACGAATCGCGATATGAAACGGAGTATATTTTAACGGAAAATACACTGACCTACGATAAGACTTTCGGAAAACACAGCATAAACGCACTGATAGGATATACCTTTCAGAACACCAAGTACAGAAGCCTTACGGGGTCCAAGAGCGGAATGCCCCCCGGCGTGGAAGTACTGGATGCAGGTACGGTAAATACGGCTGCGGGAAGCAATGCCTGGGAGAACAGCCTGGTTTCTTATTTGGGCCGGTTGACCTATTCGTTCGATGATCGTTATGTGCTTACGGGAATACTGAGAAGGGACGGGTCTTCACGTTTCGGAAAAGACCACCGGTTCGGGAATTTCCCCTCGCTGGCCCTGGCCTGGAACCTGTCGAACGAGCCTTTTTTTACAAAACTCAAGGAAACGTTTAACACGGCCAAAGTCCGTGTGAGTTACGGAGTTCTGGGGAACCAGGAGTTTGATGACTACCGTTTTAGTCCCGCGATCAACCTGAACACGAACTATGTGGTAGGACAAGGTCAGGCACTATGGCCCGGTGCCATCCAGGCAGCCTTCGCAACCCCGGATATCAAGTGGGAAACCTCGAAAACATTTAATATAGGAACAGATCTGAGTTTTCTGGACCGTCGCCTGGAATTTATCTTTGATTACTTCGTCAAAGAGAATTCTGATGTATTGCTCCAGGTGCCGATACCATTATCTACAGGAGCCAGCGGAAACAGTCCCTATATCAACGCGGGTCAGATCACGAACAAGGGCTTCGAGGCATCACTGAGCTTCAGGAGCAATTCGGAAGGAGATTTTTCGTATCAGATCACAGGAACGCTGGCTTCGGTAGACAACGAGGTGGATTTTCTGGGGACGGGCTCCCAGCAGATCTTCGGTGGACAACCCACACATCACGGCGCCTCGGCCACGGTAACGCAGGCCGGGCTTCCCGTGGGAGCATTTTACCTGATAAAAACAGACGGGATCTTCAATTCGGAGGAAGAAGTCAACAGCTATACACGCGACGGGGCATTGATCCAGCCCAATGCCAGGCCCGGGGATATCCGTTTTGTAGATCACAACAACGACGGTCAGATCGATGAAGACGACCGGCAGTATCTGGGAAGTCCGAATCCTGATTTCTCTTATGGCCTGGGGGCCAACTTTAACTGGAAGAATTTCGATATGAACTTGTTTTTCCAGGGCACCCGGGGAAATAAGATCTACAACGGATTACGGCAGGACCTCGAAGGGATGAACCTGGAATTCAATTACATGAAATCGACACGGAATGCCTGGACACCGGAGAATCAGGATACGGATATGCCGCGAGCGGTGATCAATGACCCGAACCAGAATTCGAGGACTTCCGATCGTTTTCTGGAAGACGGTTCTTATTTCCGGTTCAAAACCCTGCAATTCGGTTACACGTTCCCGGAAAACGCATTGAAAGTAGCCGGGATCGAAAGATGCCGTCTTTACATAAGTCTGGATAACATCTTTACTATAACGGATTACAAGGGCTATAACCCCGATCTGGGAAGAGCAGGGTCCGTTCTGGACAGGGGGGTGGATTTCGGCCATGTGGCCTATCCGCTGTCAAGGACCTTTTTAACAGGAATAGAGCTTTCGTTTTAAATAAAGACTTAAAAAAACAGCATTATGAAGACTTATATTTTAATACTGATCGTTCTTTTATCGGTTACCTGTGGTTGTAACGACGAACTGGATCAGATCAATCCGAATGTGATCACCCAGGAAAATTTCTGGGAGACGGAAGATGATGTACTGTCAGGCCTGGCAGCAACCTATAAAGTATTAAGGGATGTGAATAACGGCTACTGGGGGGTAAGAGGCGTGGAACTCACCAACGGCCGGGGCGACGATTTTTTCATTCGCAACGACGTAAAGGCATTGTATGAACTTTCAACCTTTACCAATACAACTTCAACAGGAACACCGGGTAATATTTTTACCGGGTGCTATACGGGGATATTCAGGGCAAACCAGATTCTGGACAACATAGAAGGTGTGGAAGGGATCTCCCGGGAACAGAAGGATGCCTATATTGCCGAAGCAAAGTTTCTCCGGGCACTGAATTACTTTCACCTGGTGATCAATTTTGAATCGGTCCCCATTTTTACCACGGTGCCCCAGACCCGGGAAGACTATTTCGTAGCGAATTCTCCCGAATCGGAAGTATGGGCACAGGTGGAAACCGATTTTACGGATGCGATAGCAGGTCTCCCGGTTACTTATTCTGATGAATGGGTAGGAAGAGCCACAAAAGGAGCCGCAACCGGGTATCTGGGAAAAGCGTATCTGTACCAGGAGAAGTGGGGCGAAGCGGTTAGTAAGTTTGCAGAGCTGGCGACCCCTGCCGGGATATCGGAAGCGCCTTACAATTACGATTTGCTTGCCGATTTTGAAGATAATTTCGTGGCAGAACATGACAACAATGTGGAATCCTTATTCGAAATACAGAATCACAATGTGGGAGGCTCCAATCCCTGGGCGGGCGAGAATGCCGATGAATCTCAGGGGGTAACCACAGCCCAGGAATTTGCCCCTGCGGAAGTAGGAGGATGGTTCGAAGCGTTCCCCACGGAAAAGATCTTTAATGAATTTCAAAAGGAAAAAACCGTAAATGCGGATTTTGACCCCAGGATGTATGCCACTCTTGTCTGGGATTATCCCGGGGCCATGTATTACAATATGCCGTTCTCCGAATTTGAACTCCAGTTCGGGTACAGTTCCATGCTCCGGAAGTATCAAAACTGGCAGGACGATAATGAAGGAATATGGATCTCGGAGATTAACGAGAAAGCCCTTCGTTTTGCAGACATCCTGCTGATGTACGCGGAGGCCCTGACCATGCAGGGAAATCCGGGCGAAGCGACACCCCTGGTCAACCGGATCAGGAACAGGGCCAACCTGTCCGATATATCCGGTTTGGGACAGGAAGCAATGATGGCCGAGATCCGCCATCAACGGATGATCGAGTTCTTTCGTGAGGGCTTCCGTTTTTACGACCTGAAACGATGGGGACTGATCCGGGAGGAAATAGAGAACAGCGATAAAGTGGGGAAGGAGTTTTTAACCCTGCCCAGGCATGAATATTTCCCCATTCCACAGGGAGAGATCAATACCAATCCCGAGATCGGGCAAAATCCGGATTGGTAATTATCCCCCTCAGATTTATTTATCGTATTTTCCTAACATGAATAACAACTGTGCCGGAATTTGATATAAGATAATCCATCGTTTTAAGAGGATATTCTATGTATAGAGAATTCCGGACAGTTTAAATTAGCAGTTAGTATATGACAAAAATTTATCAGGTAAGATGTAAGACTGCAGGACATACATAAGACATAGGACTTTAAATGTAGATAAACCAGTTGCCGGCTTGAAAAGCAGTTATAAAAACCGGTAACCGGCAACCGGAATCAGTCCTGAAGTCATAGATCAAAACAATAGCATATTTGAATTTTTGTCATGTACTGATAAGATTAGCAGGTATAAAAGTAGTATACCGGGGATACTGTTATGGAGTTTTTCAACGGGGACCCCGTCAATTTTACGCTTAATTAAATGACTATAAGCAATCAAAATTTCAACCTGAAGTATGTATACGCCCTCGCGCTTACCTCTGCAATGGGCGGCCTCCTTTTCGGATATGACTGGGTGGTGATAGGCGGGGCAAAGCCTTTTTATGAATTGTTCTTTGGTATCAAGGGATCAGCCGCTTTACAGGGATGGGCGGTCAGCAGTGCATTGGTAGGGTGTATATTCGGGGCCATGATTTCGGGGGTGGTTTCAGATACCATAGGCCGTAAAGGGCCGTTGGTGGTGTCGGCATTGCTCTTCCTCGTTTCCGCATTTGGTTCGGGCTATGCAGATGGCTTTACTGTATTTATCATATACCGCCTTATCGGGGGACTGGGAATAGGCCTGGCCTCTACCTTGTCACCCATGTATATTGCCGAAATCGCACCTTCCGCAAGGCGGGGAAGGCTTGTTTCCATCAATCAGCTCACCATTGTTATAGGGATATTGCTCGCACAAATCGTAAATTACCTGATTGCCGAAGCTGTTCCTGCGGATTTCGAAGCTGCCGACATCCTTTCTTCCTGGAACGGACAACAGGGCTGGAGATGGATGTTCTGGGCAGAGATGATCCCTGCCGCGGTTTTTCTGTTTACCATGCTGCTTGTTCCGGAAAGTCCCCGGTTTATGGCCAAACATTATCAGTATCAGAAAGCCGTACACATCTTAACGCGGATCGGCGGCGCGGATTATGCAAGGGAACAACTGGACAACATGAAGAAAACACTTGCCAAAGAAAAAAACAACCGGAGGGTTACTCTTTCCGAGCTAAAGAACCCCAAACTTTTAACCATCCTGACCATAGGCGTGGTCCTGGCTTTTTTTCAGCAGTGGTGCGGAATCAATGTGATCTTTAACTATGCCGATGAGATCTTTACCGCCGCGGGTTACAATGTGGGAGATATGCTGTTCAATATTGTCATAACAGGCAGTGTAAACCTCGTATTTACATTGGTGGCCATGAATACCGTTGACAGATGGGGACGCCGGAGGTTAATGCTGTTCGGGGCATCAGGACTTACCCTGGTATATGCCATGCTCGGCAGTGCGTATTATTTCGGATTTTCCGGGTGGCCCGTGCTGCTTTTGGTGGTAGTGGCCATAGCCATTTATGCCATGTCGCTCGCACCGATCACCTGGGTGATCCTTTCGGAGATCTTCCCGAATCGTTTAAGGGGACTGGCCATGTCCATAGCTACTTTTTCACTATGGCTGGCTTCGTTCACGCTTACTTTTTCATTCCCGGTCCTGAATAAAGGGCTGGGGTCTTATGGTACCTTCTGGCTGTACAGCCTCATATGTCTGGGAGGATATGTTTTTATCAGGAAGAAGCTTCCCGAAACCAAAGAAAAAAGCCTCGAAGAAATAGAGATCGAATTAACCGGAAAAAATGAGAACAGCAAATAAAGTAAAAGCCTGGAAAGAGAAAGTCAGCATTCCTACTTATGAAACGGGACCCCCTGAAAAATATCCTTTTTTCCTGGAAAAAAGAGTGTACCAGGGGAGTAGCGGGGTTGTTTATCCGAATCCCGTGGTAGAACAGATTTCCGACCACCCTGTGGAGAAAGAATGGAATGCCGTTTACCTGGAAAACCAATACCTGAAGATCATGGTGTTGCCGGA contains the following coding sequences:
- a CDS encoding RagB/SusD family nutrient uptake outer membrane protein; the encoded protein is MKTYILILIVLLSVTCGCNDELDQINPNVITQENFWETEDDVLSGLAATYKVLRDVNNGYWGVRGVELTNGRGDDFFIRNDVKALYELSTFTNTTSTGTPGNIFTGCYTGIFRANQILDNIEGVEGISREQKDAYIAEAKFLRALNYFHLVINFESVPIFTTVPQTREDYFVANSPESEVWAQVETDFTDAIAGLPVTYSDEWVGRATKGAATGYLGKAYLYQEKWGEAVSKFAELATPAGISEAPYNYDLLADFEDNFVAEHDNNVESLFEIQNHNVGGSNPWAGENADESQGVTTAQEFAPAEVGGWFEAFPTEKIFNEFQKEKTVNADFDPRMYATLVWDYPGAMYYNMPFSEFELQFGYSSMLRKYQNWQDDNEGIWISEINEKALRFADILLMYAEALTMQGNPGEATPLVNRIRNRANLSDISGLGQEAMMAEIRHQRMIEFFREGFRFYDLKRWGLIREEIENSDKVGKEFLTLPRHEYFPIPQGEINTNPEIGQNPDW
- a CDS encoding sugar porter family MFS transporter, with the protein product MTISNQNFNLKYVYALALTSAMGGLLFGYDWVVIGGAKPFYELFFGIKGSAALQGWAVSSALVGCIFGAMISGVVSDTIGRKGPLVVSALLFLVSAFGSGYADGFTVFIIYRLIGGLGIGLASTLSPMYIAEIAPSARRGRLVSINQLTIVIGILLAQIVNYLIAEAVPADFEAADILSSWNGQQGWRWMFWAEMIPAAVFLFTMLLVPESPRFMAKHYQYQKAVHILTRIGGADYAREQLDNMKKTLAKEKNNRRVTLSELKNPKLLTILTIGVVLAFFQQWCGINVIFNYADEIFTAAGYNVGDMLFNIVITGSVNLVFTLVAMNTVDRWGRRRLMLFGASGLTLVYAMLGSAYYFGFSGWPVLLLVVVAIAIYAMSLAPITWVILSEIFPNRLRGLAMSIATFSLWLASFTLTFSFPVLNKGLGSYGTFWLYSLICLGGYVFIRKKLPETKEKSLEEIEIELTGKNENSK
- a CDS encoding SusC/RagA family TonB-linked outer membrane protein encodes the protein MEKACFPCNIRMLAYYLVLTGFVLNSIQLHATVNTENSQQIITGTVTSATDGAPLPGVNIIVQGTAQGVVTDFDGNYEITDVPPDAVLEFSYIGFKTQTIEVDGRSTIDVSLSEDLEQLEEVVVVGYGTQTREKVTGAVSSVKSEDIVTQGSNTVEKALQGRVPGVQVESAGGDPGSGVRILIRGTGSLGNNNPLYIVDGVQVDNINNLNPTDIASMDILKDASAAAIYGSRAANGVVIITTKSGRKGENRIDFSTYYGFQTIVDKLDVLNASEWAGVSNAAHDNAGLDRLDIASDPGSLGKGTDWQDEIYRTAPVKNYNLSASGGGEHYTYSVSAGYMEQDGIVKETGYNRWNLRFKSTLTKGRFKFGESVILSKEYWRNMAGGWGGQGGNPVGSAPKMIPVFDVYNPDAIGGYAGAYGPVVNVANPVAQLNLEVPEVHSKEAIVNAFAEVSILDGLKYKLNLGYTSTNGYDYTYTYPYEVGTLFTNLDSDLYESRYETEYILTENTLTYDKTFGKHSINALIGYTFQNTKYRSLTGSKSGMPPGVEVLDAGTVNTAAGSNAWENSLVSYLGRLTYSFDDRYVLTGILRRDGSSRFGKDHRFGNFPSLALAWNLSNEPFFTKLKETFNTAKVRVSYGVLGNQEFDDYRFSPAINLNTNYVVGQGQALWPGAIQAAFATPDIKWETSKTFNIGTDLSFLDRRLEFIFDYFVKENSDVLLQVPIPLSTGASGNSPYINAGQITNKGFEASLSFRSNSEGDFSYQITGTLASVDNEVDFLGTGSQQIFGGQPTHHGASATVTQAGLPVGAFYLIKTDGIFNSEEEVNSYTRDGALIQPNARPGDIRFVDHNNDGQIDEDDRQYLGSPNPDFSYGLGANFNWKNFDMNLFFQGTRGNKIYNGLRQDLEGMNLEFNYMKSTRNAWTPENQDTDMPRAVINDPNQNSRTSDRFLEDGSYFRFKTLQFGYTFPENALKVAGIERCRLYISLDNIFTITDYKGYNPDLGRAGSVLDRGVDFGHVAYPLSRTFLTGIELSF